The Pseudanabaena galeata CCNP1313 genome includes a region encoding these proteins:
- a CDS encoding ATP-binding protein, protein MSVDYKKFFKATDPSRTLRADDEEDKKYYIDFSTVRGGQVVEDLKDNISLFSDGQPTCQLFTGHIGCGKSTEILQLKQKLEAEGFHVVYFESSQDMEMGDVDLSDILLAIARRVVDSLETAKVKTEAKGFRAMLNGAVKILQTEIELSAEADVPGVGKVEASTSGEFSLSLGIGKLSAKTKDSPDMRSKLRGYMEPKTNGLLDLINQEILLPGIADLKKLGKEGLVVIVDNLDRVDDSPKPWGRPQTEYLFVDRAEQLRKLQCHLVYTMPLALRFSRDYGTLTARFMTDPIVLPMVPVVRRNGHPHAEGLALLRQMVLSRVMPDQSDDQRLAAIDQIFDSIQTLDRLCFASGGHVRNIMRLLNDALRKQRGLPVTADVLEDTIRKRRNELTLSIDDEEWKLLRQVNATKKVVGDTGYQTLIRSMYVYEYQDENGSWFEVNPVLANAPEFSG, encoded by the coding sequence ATGAGCGTAGATTACAAGAAGTTTTTTAAGGCGACAGATCCTAGTCGAACGTTGAGAGCCGATGACGAAGAGGATAAAAAATATTACATTGACTTTTCCACAGTACGTGGTGGTCAGGTTGTCGAAGACCTAAAAGATAATATTTCTTTATTTTCCGATGGACAGCCTACCTGTCAACTCTTTACAGGACATATTGGTTGTGGCAAGTCTACGGAAATTTTGCAACTAAAACAAAAATTAGAAGCCGAAGGCTTCCATGTGGTCTATTTCGAGTCCAGTCAAGATATGGAAATGGGCGATGTTGACCTCAGTGATATTTTATTGGCGATCGCCCGCCGTGTGGTGGATAGCCTCGAAACTGCCAAGGTTAAAACTGAAGCAAAGGGCTTTCGCGCTATGCTCAATGGGGCGGTTAAGATTTTGCAAACAGAAATAGAACTGTCGGCAGAAGCTGATGTACCGGGGGTTGGCAAGGTGGAAGCGAGTACCAGTGGCGAATTTTCGCTGTCTTTGGGTATTGGTAAGCTATCGGCAAAAACTAAAGATAGCCCCGATATGCGAAGTAAGCTACGGGGCTACATGGAACCAAAAACCAATGGTTTGCTAGATTTAATCAATCAAGAAATTCTTTTGCCTGGAATCGCTGATTTAAAAAAATTGGGCAAAGAAGGGCTGGTGGTAATTGTCGATAACCTCGATCGCGTGGATGATTCGCCGAAACCTTGGGGGCGACCACAAACCGAATATCTATTTGTTGATCGCGCCGAACAACTTCGCAAATTGCAATGCCATTTGGTCTATACCATGCCCCTCGCATTGAGATTTTCGCGGGATTATGGAACCCTGACCGCCAGATTTATGACCGATCCGATTGTCTTGCCAATGGTTCCTGTAGTCCGCCGTAATGGTCATCCCCATGCAGAAGGTTTGGCATTGTTACGGCAGATGGTTCTATCGCGGGTGATGCCAGATCAGAGTGATGATCAACGCTTAGCAGCGATCGATCAAATATTTGATAGCATACAAACCCTCGATCGCCTCTGTTTCGCTAGTGGTGGTCATGTGCGAAATATCATGCGCTTGTTGAACGATGCACTTCGCAAACAAAGAGGGCTGCCAGTAACGGCTGACGTGTTAGAAGATACAATCCGTAAACGCCGCAATGAACTAACTCTATCCATAGATGATGAAGAATGGAAGTTATTGCGTCAGGTCAACGCCACCAAGAAAGTGGTTGGCGATACGGGCTATCAAACCTTGATTAGAAGTATGTATGTCTACGAATATCAAGATGAGAACGGTTCTTGGTTTGAGGTCAATCCTGTGCTTGCCAATGCTCCCGAATTTAGCGGATAG
- the dnaK gene encoding molecular chaperone DnaK, translated as MAKVVGIDLGTTNSVVAVMEGGKPTVIANAEGFRTTPSVVAYAKNGDRLVGQIAKRQAVMNTENTFYSVKRFIGRRYDEVSGESKQVAYKVMKVGENVKIDAPAASKQFAPEEISAQVLRKLVDDASKYLGETVTQAVITVPAYFNDSQRQATKDAGKIAGVEVLRIINEPTAAALAYGLDSKTNETILVFDLGGGTFDVSILEVGDGVFEVMSTSGDTHLGGDDFDKKIVDFLANQFQSSEGIDLRKDKQALQRLTEAAEKAKIELSSVTQTEINLPFITATQDGPKHLDTTLTRAKFEELCSDLIDRCRIPVEQAIRDAKIDKSKIDEVVLVGGSTRIPAVQEVVKKILGKDPNQSVNPDEVVAIGAAVQAGVLAGEVKDILLLDVTPLSLGVETLGGVMTKIIPRNTTVPTKKSEVFSTAVDGQSNVEIHVLQGEREMSNDNKSLGTFRLDGIPPAPRGVPQIEVTFDIDANGLLSVTAKDKGTGKVQTISISGASTLPKDEVERMVNEAERNSAADKEKRDRIEEKNQADSLAYQAEKQIKDLGDKVPDADKTKIEGLVKTLRESIAKDDHEAITAQAEELKQALYALSSSVYQQGGAEADQSGAAPEDSTRDAASGDDDVIDADFTESK; from the coding sequence ATGGCTAAAGTAGTTGGAATCGACTTAGGTACGACAAACTCAGTCGTCGCCGTCATGGAAGGGGGCAAGCCAACGGTGATTGCAAACGCCGAAGGCTTCCGTACCACGCCCTCAGTTGTCGCTTATGCCAAAAATGGCGATCGCTTAGTTGGACAAATTGCTAAGCGTCAAGCTGTGATGAATACTGAAAACACATTTTATTCAGTAAAGCGCTTTATCGGCAGACGTTATGACGAAGTTAGCGGCGAATCTAAGCAAGTCGCTTACAAAGTTATGAAGGTGGGCGAAAACGTTAAAATTGATGCACCTGCGGCTAGCAAACAATTTGCCCCCGAAGAAATCTCTGCCCAAGTACTACGCAAGCTAGTTGATGACGCTAGCAAATATTTAGGCGAAACCGTCACCCAAGCAGTTATCACAGTTCCTGCATATTTCAATGACTCTCAGCGTCAAGCAACTAAAGACGCTGGTAAGATTGCAGGTGTTGAAGTTCTGCGGATTATTAACGAGCCTACTGCTGCCGCTCTAGCCTATGGGCTTGATAGCAAAACTAACGAAACTATTCTTGTATTTGACCTTGGTGGCGGTACATTTGACGTATCTATCCTCGAAGTTGGCGATGGCGTATTTGAAGTAATGTCCACCAGTGGAGACACCCACCTCGGTGGTGATGACTTTGACAAGAAGATCGTAGACTTTCTTGCTAACCAGTTCCAATCATCTGAAGGGATTGACCTCCGCAAAGATAAACAAGCTTTACAAAGGTTAACTGAAGCTGCGGAAAAGGCAAAGATTGAACTTTCTAGTGTTACTCAAACTGAAATTAACCTTCCCTTCATCACCGCAACTCAAGATGGACCTAAGCACTTAGATACCACCTTGACCCGTGCTAAGTTTGAAGAGCTTTGCTCTGATCTGATTGATCGCTGTCGCATTCCCGTAGAGCAAGCGATTCGTGATGCCAAGATCGACAAGTCGAAGATTGATGAAGTTGTGCTTGTTGGCGGTTCGACCCGCATTCCTGCGGTGCAAGAAGTTGTTAAGAAGATTCTTGGCAAAGACCCCAACCAAAGTGTGAACCCCGATGAAGTCGTGGCGATCGGTGCAGCCGTCCAAGCGGGGGTATTGGCTGGTGAAGTTAAGGACATTCTCTTGCTTGACGTTACCCCCCTCTCCCTCGGTGTGGAAACCTTGGGCGGTGTCATGACGAAGATTATTCCGAGAAACACCACCGTTCCTACCAAGAAATCAGAAGTGTTCTCCACAGCCGTTGATGGACAAAGCAATGTAGAAATTCATGTTCTCCAAGGTGAGCGGGAAATGTCCAATGACAACAAGAGCTTGGGAACCTTCCGTCTTGATGGAATTCCTCCTGCACCTCGTGGCGTACCTCAAATCGAGGTTACCTTCGATATCGATGCTAACGGTTTACTATCCGTAACCGCAAAGGACAAGGGAACTGGTAAAGTCCAAACCATCTCGATTTCTGGTGCTTCGACCTTGCCTAAGGATGAGGTGGAGCGCATGGTTAATGAAGCTGAGCGTAATTCTGCTGCTGATAAAGAGAAGCGCGATCGCATTGAAGAGAAGAACCAAGCTGACTCTCTCGCATACCAAGCTGAGAAACAAATTAAGGATCTCGGCGACAAGGTTCCTGATGCGGACAAAACCAAGATTGAAGGCTTGGTGAAGACTCTGCGTGAATCTATCGCTAAGGATGACCACGAAGCGATCACTGCTCAAGCTGAAGAACTGAAGCAAGCGCTCTATGCCCTTAGCTCCTCGGTTTATCAACAGGGTGGTGCGGAAGCCGATCAAAGTGGTGCGGCTCCTGAAGATAGCACTCGTGATGCGGCAAGCGGTGATGATGATGTGATCGATGCTGACTTCACTGAGTCGAAATAG
- a CDS encoding pentapeptide repeat-containing protein: protein MSDIQQLQLLAKGIKGWNHWRKIDPDAAIALDNAALSIADLRYANLSMANLEGADLYHANLIEANLEYANLAKATLNGAIATGSLHHANLSDANLYSTIFTFADLSHSNLQRSNAISANFNSTNLEKANLQNINASHAIFWQANLKGTDLSNAILWNTKFYCANLERSQLQNTDFSGADLSGANLRDADLSWADLRDVNLSGANMEGANLHKICWGKNVKGHDTNWNSVIGLKNAQNVPKALLSYSAKLSKLN from the coding sequence ATGTCTGATATACAACAATTGCAACTACTAGCGAAAGGGATAAAGGGCTGGAATCATTGGCGAAAGATCGATCCAGATGCAGCTATCGCCTTAGACAATGCAGCCCTTAGCATTGCTGATTTGCGCTATGCCAACTTAAGTATGGCAAATCTCGAAGGTGCAGATTTATATCACGCTAACTTAATCGAGGCGAACTTAGAATATGCAAACCTAGCTAAAGCGACTTTAAATGGGGCGATCGCGACAGGTTCTCTGCATCATGCCAATCTTAGTGATGCGAATCTATACAGCACTATTTTTACTTTTGCCGATCTCAGTCATAGCAATTTACAAAGATCTAATGCGATCAGTGCAAACTTTAATAGCACCAACCTCGAAAAAGCTAATTTACAAAATATCAATGCCAGTCATGCCATATTTTGGCAAGCTAATTTAAAAGGCACTGATTTAAGCAATGCAATTTTGTGGAATACCAAGTTTTACTGTGCTAATTTAGAGCGATCGCAATTACAAAACACCGATTTTAGTGGCGCAGACTTAAGCGGAGCAAATCTGCGTGATGCTGATTTAAGTTGGGCTGATTTGCGTGATGTGAATTTGAGTGGGGCAAATATGGAAGGCGCAAATCTTCATAAAATCTGTTGGGGAAAAAATGTCAAAGGACATGATACTAATTGGAATAGTGTGATTGGATTAAAGAATGCTCAAAATGTTCCTAAAGCACTCTTGTCATATAGCGCTAAGCTTTCAAAACTAAACTAA
- a CDS encoding GspE/PulE family protein — MSELPVNPAISVWNRLRNQEISCEDALQQLVDKRGGLRIDLLDEDVNYRFFHHFDDRKSLPPIIPLLLWHGYFYLGSPHPLTSDEIKKISNVTLTGVKNISISPESYLLWFLRQNLPETDNIAAPIINPLTGANEEAHLDEISEIYLSQALDQTHRINALISVALQHRASDIHLEPTESGLRVRYRIDGILRTTRILPPEISRKTIVALKVMSNMNIGESRRPQDGRVTQHYITADNLDLDLDMRVSTFPCVGGEKAVIRLLPRHKMLTTTLEDVGFTAQALTIYRSWISQPQGLIIVTGPTGSGKTSTLYATLQLLATDKVNIVTMEDPVEYNLSNITQGQVQEVGGLTFASGLRSILRQDPDIIMVGEIRDLETAEITIRAAMTGHLVLSTMHTNDAVSTVARLKDLGLHPSLIAESLLGVVAQRLVRKICSFCSESYVPTKAELKFLNVTVQEVKYQDWRTGRGCEHCFGSGYLGREAIFELLDVTPQVRKIITEGTQSQLVEYLAGHGYEPFYHSVRKKISTGVTTLEESLRVLPRQMFDTET; from the coding sequence ATGAGTGAATTACCCGTAAATCCAGCAATTTCGGTATGGAATCGCCTCCGCAACCAAGAGATTAGTTGCGAAGATGCACTTCAGCAATTAGTTGATAAACGAGGTGGGCTGCGAATTGACTTACTGGATGAAGATGTGAACTATCGATTTTTTCATCACTTCGACGATCGCAAATCATTACCTCCTATTATTCCCTTATTGCTGTGGCATGGCTATTTTTATTTAGGCTCACCCCATCCCCTAACCAGCGATGAGATAAAAAAGATAAGTAACGTAACACTAACAGGAGTCAAAAATATATCTATTTCTCCTGAAAGTTATCTGTTATGGTTCCTCAGACAAAATCTCCCTGAAACCGACAATATTGCCGCACCAATTATCAATCCCCTCACAGGGGCAAATGAAGAAGCTCACTTAGATGAGATCTCTGAAATTTACCTCTCTCAAGCCCTTGATCAAACCCATCGAATCAACGCCCTAATTTCTGTGGCTTTGCAACATCGTGCTAGTGACATTCACTTAGAACCTACCGAGTCAGGCTTGCGTGTACGCTATCGCATTGATGGTATCTTGCGGACAACCCGCATCTTACCTCCCGAAATAAGTCGCAAAACAATCGTGGCTCTTAAGGTAATGAGTAATATGAACATCGGCGAAAGCCGCCGTCCGCAAGATGGTCGAGTTACTCAACATTATATTACTGCTGATAATCTTGATTTAGATTTAGACATGCGGGTTAGCACATTTCCTTGTGTGGGCGGGGAAAAGGCGGTAATTCGACTATTGCCACGTCACAAGATGCTGACAACAACCCTCGAAGATGTGGGCTTCACAGCACAAGCATTAACAATTTATCGCAGTTGGATATCGCAACCCCAAGGCTTAATCATCGTTACTGGACCAACGGGATCGGGTAAAACTAGTACTCTATACGCCACTCTGCAATTGTTAGCAACTGATAAAGTTAACATCGTTACGATGGAAGATCCCGTTGAATATAATTTATCAAATATCACCCAAGGACAAGTGCAGGAAGTCGGAGGATTAACCTTTGCTTCTGGGCTAAGGTCAATTTTGCGTCAAGATCCTGACATCATTATGGTGGGAGAGATTCGAGATTTGGAAACTGCGGAAATTACAATTCGAGCGGCGATGACAGGGCATTTAGTGCTATCTACAATGCATACTAATGATGCAGTGAGTACCGTAGCACGATTAAAGGATTTGGGGCTGCATCCCAGTTTGATTGCCGAATCTTTGTTAGGAGTTGTCGCACAAAGATTAGTAAGGAAAATCTGCTCCTTCTGTTCTGAATCTTATGTACCCACAAAAGCAGAACTAAAGTTTCTCAATGTGACAGTACAGGAGGTTAAATATCAGGATTGGCGAACTGGAAGAGGATGTGAACATTGTTTTGGCTCAGGTTATTTGGGACGTGAGGCGATATTTGAATTACTCGATGTTACCCCTCAAGTACGCAAAATCATCACTGAAGGAACTCAATCGCAACTAGTTGAATACTTGGCAGGTCATGGTTATGAACCTTTTTATCATAGTGTGCGTAAGAAAATTTCCACAGGAGTAACCACATTGGAAGAATCCCTACGGGTACTACCCCGTCAAATGTTTGATACAGAAACATAA
- a CDS encoding glutathione S-transferase family protein, with product MTIAPLNWTELESLTDFHIDTVNGSTNSQARLRLFGHTEADVRVTLYRDNHAWCPYCQKIWLWLEEKQIPYRIEKVTMFCYGEKERWYKQIVPSGMLPAIALDGKIITESDDILIALEKVFGSLRHGMLDAQVIPVRRLERILFRAWCEWLCRPVSSAAQEQRHRQQFIEVMQQVEAVLGSTPSPYFLGDFGTADVIFTPYVERMNASLYYYKGYSMREVNPRMSAWFDAMESRLTYRGTQSDFHTHAHDLPPQMGGCYENGEPQMLINKERVDHGSWFGLPDVTYAEPNNSRQEALHRVIKHRANIIKVNPEDNKLFDEALRCALTNMMTGEDCAPPPHSDIALRYLRDRISVPRDMSIYAAKRLRESLEKTAALAGDRQSPPILVRHRRDQDPTNFTSLSS from the coding sequence ATGACTATTGCTCCGCTAAACTGGACAGAATTAGAATCCCTTACAGATTTCCACATAGATACTGTCAATGGTTCTACTAACTCACAAGCACGGCTACGACTATTTGGACATACCGAAGCCGATGTACGGGTGACACTATATCGCGACAATCATGCATGGTGTCCTTACTGTCAAAAGATTTGGCTCTGGTTAGAGGAAAAACAGATTCCCTATCGCATCGAAAAAGTAACTATGTTTTGCTATGGCGAAAAGGAAAGGTGGTACAAACAGATTGTGCCTTCAGGAATGTTACCTGCGATCGCCTTAGATGGAAAAATCATTACTGAAAGCGATGATATCTTGATTGCCTTAGAGAAGGTGTTTGGCTCTCTCAGGCACGGTATGCTTGATGCTCAAGTAATTCCCGTCAGACGATTAGAAAGAATTCTATTTCGAGCTTGGTGTGAATGGCTCTGTCGTCCTGTCAGTTCTGCTGCTCAAGAGCAGCGCCATCGTCAACAGTTTATTGAAGTCATGCAGCAGGTAGAAGCGGTATTGGGAAGTACGCCTAGCCCCTATTTTCTGGGAGACTTTGGTACTGCTGATGTGATTTTTACGCCCTATGTTGAGCGGATGAATGCTAGCCTCTACTATTACAAAGGCTACTCCATGCGTGAAGTTAATCCGCGCATGTCAGCTTGGTTTGATGCGATGGAAAGTCGTCTGACCTATCGCGGTACTCAGAGTGACTTCCATACCCATGCCCATGACTTACCACCACAAATGGGAGGTTGCTATGAAAATGGTGAACCACAGATGCTCATCAATAAGGAACGAGTGGATCATGGTTCTTGGTTTGGACTGCCCGACGTAACTTATGCAGAACCTAATAACTCTCGTCAAGAAGCACTGCACCGAGTGATCAAACATCGAGCCAATATCATTAAAGTCAATCCTGAAGATAATAAATTATTTGATGAAGCTCTACGTTGTGCTTTAACCAATATGATGACTGGGGAAGATTGTGCGCCACCACCTCATTCTGATATTGCTTTGAGGTATTTGCGCGATCGCATTAGCGTACCTCGTGACATGTCGATTTATGCGGCAAAGCGTCTCAGAGAATCACTTGAGAAAACTGCGGCTTTAGCAGGCGATCGGCAAAGTCCACCTATTCTCGTCAGACATCGGCGCGATCAAGATCCTACTAACTTTACTTCTCTCTCTTCGTGA
- a CDS encoding RNA-binding protein: protein MHKRHPKVDCTLNFNTIASALAMQEKLMLNGIRYRPNYKIAIANHPALVISRL from the coding sequence ATGCATAAGCGTCATCCTAAGGTTGATTGTACTCTAAACTTCAACACGATCGCCAGCGCCCTCGCCATGCAGGAAAAACTGATGCTCAATGGCATCCGCTATCGTCCCAATTACAAGATTGCGATCGCCAACCATCCTGCTTTGGTAATTTCTCGGCTATGA